From one Novosphingobium sp. genomic stretch:
- the hrpB gene encoding ATP-dependent helicase HrpB, whose amino-acid sequence MTTLPIHAVLPDLLAALRAGPNAVLIAPPGAGKTTSVAPALLDQPWCTGKVILLSPRRVAARAAAERMAEIMGEKPGQTVGYLTRMDSKQSAATRILIVTEAIFVSTILSDPELSGISAVLFDEAHERHLDSDLGLALAVECQQVLREDLRIVPMSATIDGERFAGLLGANVPVIESEGKAYPLEHRWLGAAPDKRTDEAMATAILTAWRETDGDLLAFLPGVGEIERTRDRLTERLRDVPILPLHGQCEPAAQRAAIRRDPEGRRRIVLATSIAETSLTLDGVSVVVDSGLSRRPEFDKAAGVTRLITTRASQASAAQRAGRAARQGPGVAYRLWEEAAHAGRAAYDPPEILTSDLAPLALSLAQWGAGDAQAMAWIDSPPAAAMGAARAKLTSLNALDEEGRITDHGRAMAALPMGPEQAHMLLYAAAHGASEEAAVLALLLQERALGGRGEDLAARADRWRHDRGAKAETARQMARNWAKRARSLVKQQTDDAPPPGVLLAEGFPDNLAKRRDAKGEEWIAAGGRGLILDPLSPLARAEYLAVGEAQGQAKGARITGAIALTEAEVLQHLRHRIERKPTLRWVADERRVEALLEQRLGAITFARGSDPSPDPKAIAAFLCVRIRADGLDLLPLGKASQSLLRRARYAGIEALSDESLLADLEEWAAPHLVRRLENANLGALHQALLDRLGWDGKQALDKLAPQEFRSPARTTHAIDYDDPGGPSVEIRVQALFGLDRHPGFGQPSQPLLLKLTSPGGKPIQTTRDLPGFWRGSWRDVVKDMKGRYPKHRWPDAPWDEDPSLKTKNAFEAQRRP is encoded by the coding sequence GTGACCACTCTGCCCATCCACGCCGTCCTCCCTGACCTGCTCGCGGCCTTGCGCGCTGGCCCTAATGCCGTGCTGATTGCCCCGCCCGGCGCGGGCAAGACGACCAGCGTGGCGCCCGCCTTGCTTGATCAGCCTTGGTGCACGGGCAAGGTCATCCTGCTCAGCCCACGCCGTGTCGCCGCGCGCGCCGCTGCCGAGCGCATGGCTGAAATCATGGGCGAGAAGCCGGGGCAGACGGTCGGCTACCTCACCCGCATGGACAGCAAGCAGAGCGCCGCCACGCGCATCCTGATCGTGACCGAGGCGATTTTCGTCTCCACGATCCTGTCCGATCCCGAGCTGTCTGGCATCTCCGCCGTGCTGTTCGACGAGGCGCATGAGCGGCATCTCGATTCCGATCTGGGTCTGGCGCTGGCGGTGGAGTGCCAGCAGGTGCTGCGCGAGGATCTGCGCATCGTGCCCATGTCCGCCACCATCGATGGCGAGCGTTTTGCCGGCCTGCTGGGCGCCAATGTCCCGGTGATCGAGAGCGAGGGCAAGGCTTATCCGCTCGAACACCGCTGGCTTGGCGCCGCGCCGGACAAGCGCACCGATGAGGCGATGGCCACGGCGATCCTGACGGCGTGGCGCGAAACGGATGGCGATCTGCTGGCCTTCCTGCCCGGCGTCGGCGAGATAGAGCGCACGCGGGATCGCCTGACCGAGCGCCTGCGCGATGTCCCGATCCTGCCACTGCATGGCCAATGTGAGCCCGCCGCCCAGCGCGCTGCGATCCGCCGCGATCCCGAGGGCCGCCGCCGCATCGTGCTGGCGACCAGCATCGCGGAAACCTCGCTGACCCTCGATGGGGTGAGTGTGGTGGTGGACAGTGGCCTCTCGCGCCGCCCGGAGTTCGACAAAGCGGCGGGCGTGACACGGCTGATCACCACGCGGGCCTCTCAGGCCTCGGCGGCGCAACGTGCGGGGCGTGCGGCGCGTCAGGGGCCGGGCGTGGCCTATCGGCTGTGGGAAGAGGCGGCCCATGCCGGTCGCGCCGCCTATGATCCGCCGGAAATCCTGACCAGCGATCTGGCACCTTTGGCTTTGTCGCTGGCGCAATGGGGGGCGGGTGATGCGCAGGCGATGGCGTGGATCGATTCGCCGCCCGCTGCCGCCATGGGTGCGGCGCGGGCCAAGCTGACCTCGCTGAATGCGCTGGATGAGGAGGGCCGCATCACCGATCACGGGCGCGCCATGGCGGCTTTGCCTATGGGGCCAGAGCAGGCGCATATGCTGCTCTACGCCGCCGCGCATGGGGCGAGTGAGGAAGCCGCAGTCTTGGCCCTGCTGCTTCAGGAACGCGCTCTGGGCGGGCGGGGCGAGGATCTGGCTGCCCGCGCCGACCGTTGGCGCCATGATCGCGGCGCCAAGGCCGAAACCGCGCGGCAAATGGCGCGCAATTGGGCCAAGCGGGCACGCAGCCTGGTGAAACAGCAAACCGACGATGCCCCGCCGCCTGGCGTGCTGTTGGCTGAAGGCTTCCCCGACAATCTGGCCAAGCGTCGGGACGCGAAGGGTGAGGAATGGATCGCCGCCGGGGGCAGGGGGCTGATTCTCGATCCGCTTAGCCCTCTGGCCCGCGCGGAGTATCTTGCCGTGGGCGAGGCGCAGGGGCAGGCCAAGGGCGCGCGCATCACCGGCGCCATCGCATTGACCGAAGCCGAGGTGCTGCAGCACCTGCGTCATCGTATCGAGCGCAAGCCCACCCTGCGCTGGGTGGCGGATGAACGCCGCGTCGAGGCTCTGCTGGAGCAGCGTCTGGGGGCGATTACCTTTGCGCGGGGCAGCGACCCTTCGCCCGATCCCAAGGCGATTGCGGCCTTCCTCTGTGTGCGCATCCGGGCCGATGGGCTGGATCTGCTGCCTCTGGGCAAGGCCAGCCAGTCGCTGCTGCGCCGGGCGCGCTATGCGGGGATTGAGGCGCTGTCCGATGAAAGCCTGCTGGCCGATCTGGAGGAATGGGCCGCACCGCATCTGGTGCGCCGGCTGGAGAATGCAAACCTTGGCGCGCTGCATCAGGCCTTGCTGGATCGGCTGGGCTGGGATGGCAAGCAGGCTCTGGACAAGCTTGCCCCTCAGGAGTTCCGCAGCCCCGCACGCACCACCCATGCCATCGATTATGACGATCCGGGCGGCCCCTCGGTGGAGATTCGCGTGCAGGCGCTGTTCGGGCTGGATCGCCATCCCGGCTTCGGTCAGCCCAGCCAGCCCTTGCTGCTGAAGCTGACTTCTCCGGGCGGCAAGCCGATCCAGACGACGCGCGATCTCCCGGGTTTCTGGCGCGGAAGCTGGCGCGATGTGGTGAAGGATATGAAGGGCCGTTACCCCAAACACCGCTGGCCCGATGCGCCATGGGACGAGGACCCGAGCCTGAAAACCAAGAACGCCTTCGAGGCGCAACGCAGGCCTTGA
- a CDS encoding ETC complex I subunit, with translation MTARIYQRPKNAMQSGKALLGEWLLEFAPAEARRPDPLMGWAGSSDTQAQVTLKFGSQAEAQAYADLYGIAATVHATPPRRLKIQAYADNFR, from the coding sequence ATGACCGCACGCATCTATCAGCGCCCCAAGAACGCCATGCAGTCGGGCAAGGCCCTGCTTGGTGAGTGGCTCCTCGAATTCGCGCCCGCCGAGGCGCGTCGTCCTGACCCGCTGATGGGCTGGGCCGGGTCGAGCGACACGCAGGCGCAGGTGACGCTGAAGTTCGGCTCGCAGGCAGAGGCTCAGGCCTATGCCGATCTTTATGGCATTGCCGCCACGGTGCACGCCACGCCGCCGCGCCGCCTGAAGATCCAGGCCTACGCCGACAACTTCCGCTGA
- a CDS encoding DNA polymerase III subunit gamma/tau, which translates to MVDSSDISGDFADDEAPSAAELEAAGQSAMFGDPEPAPKPAAPPAVAAAPAQPYRVLARKYRSQTFAELIGQDAMVQTLANAIRRERLAHAFLMTGIRGVGKTSTARLIAKALNCVGPDGKGGPTIDPCGVCEPCVAIAEGRHIDVIEMDAASNTGVDDVREIIEAVRYAAVSARYKIYIVDEVHMLSRNAFNALLKTLEEPPAHVKFLFATTEVDKLPVTVLSRCQRFDLKRIPAPLLADHFAGICKKEGVEAEPEALAMVAEAAEGSVRDGLSILDQAIAHADLAGDAEAGRTLVTAEQVQEMLGLADKTVQRRLFTALLGGDGAALLDVVAAQFALGVEPLSLMRSAMELTHRVTVAQLGKGQATAISEDERAALRDWSERLTPGQLHRLWQLLLKGFEEVKTAPDPLVAAEMALLRCVHAADMPDPGQLVKRIEAAVASGALAAPAMAGGEAPAAAPVAQAPADLGWEALVEQVEHGSIPLGSMMRIQVRVIDLKPGRLVYEQAPGFPDDISGDLRHGLNRATGLNWEVERRSEGGQPTLIEVQTAERAAKLAEVRSSPLMQAAMAAFPKAEQVEDDPSAAPARRQGNWSR; encoded by the coding sequence ATGGTCGATTCATCCGACATCTCCGGCGATTTCGCCGATGACGAAGCCCCCTCCGCCGCCGAGTTGGAGGCTGCCGGGCAATCGGCGATGTTCGGTGACCCCGAACCTGCGCCCAAGCCTGCTGCTCCGCCTGCCGTGGCCGCCGCCCCGGCGCAGCCCTATCGCGTGCTGGCGCGCAAATATCGTTCCCAGACCTTTGCGGAGCTGATCGGTCAGGACGCCATGGTGCAGACGCTGGCCAACGCCATCCGGCGCGAGCGGCTGGCCCATGCCTTTCTGATGACCGGCATTCGCGGGGTGGGCAAGACCTCCACCGCGCGTCTCATCGCCAAGGCGCTCAACTGCGTCGGGCCGGATGGCAAGGGCGGGCCGACGATCGACCCTTGCGGCGTCTGCGAGCCTTGCGTTGCCATTGCCGAAGGCCGCCATATCGACGTGATCGAGATGGACGCCGCCAGCAACACCGGCGTGGACGACGTGCGCGAGATCATCGAGGCGGTGCGCTATGCGGCGGTTTCGGCGCGCTACAAGATCTATATCGTCGACGAAGTTCACATGCTGTCGCGCAATGCTTTCAACGCGTTGCTCAAGACACTTGAGGAACCGCCGGCGCATGTGAAGTTCCTTTTCGCCACCACCGAGGTCGACAAACTGCCGGTCACGGTGCTGTCGCGCTGCCAGCGTTTCGACCTGAAGCGCATCCCGGCGCCGCTGCTGGCCGATCACTTCGCAGGCATCTGCAAGAAGGAAGGCGTCGAGGCCGAGCCCGAGGCTCTGGCCATGGTGGCGGAAGCCGCCGAGGGTTCGGTGCGCGACGGTCTCTCGATCCTCGATCAGGCGATTGCCCATGCCGATCTGGCAGGCGACGCCGAGGCTGGCCGCACGCTGGTCACCGCCGAGCAGGTTCAGGAGATGCTGGGCCTTGCCGACAAGACGGTGCAGCGCCGGTTGTTCACCGCTCTGCTGGGCGGGGATGGCGCGGCTTTGCTCGATGTGGTGGCGGCGCAGTTTGCTTTGGGCGTCGAGCCGCTCTCGCTGATGCGCAGCGCGATGGAATTGACCCATCGCGTCACCGTGGCGCAGCTCGGCAAGGGGCAGGCCACCGCCATCTCCGAGGATGAACGTGCCGCCCTGCGCGATTGGTCCGAGCGTCTGACGCCCGGCCAGTTGCATCGCCTGTGGCAATTGCTGCTCAAGGGCTTCGAGGAGGTCAAGACGGCGCCCGATCCGCTGGTGGCCGCCGAAATGGCGCTGCTGCGCTGCGTCCATGCCGCCGATATGCCTGATCCGGGCCAGTTGGTGAAGCGCATCGAGGCTGCTGTCGCCAGCGGTGCTCTGGCCGCGCCTGCCATGGCGGGTGGTGAAGCGCCCGCTGCCGCGCCCGTCGCTCAGGCCCCCGCCGATCTGGGCTGGGAGGCTTTGGTCGAGCAGGTGGAGCATGGCTCGATTCCCCTTGGCAGCATGATGCGCATTCAGGTGCGAGTGATCGATCTGAAACCGGGGCGTCTGGTCTATGAGCAGGCGCCGGGCTTCCCGGACGATATCTCGGGCGATCTGCGCCATGGCCTGAACCGCGCCACGGGCCTCAACTGGGAGGTTGAGCGCCGTTCGGAAGGCGGCCAGCCCACGCTGATCGAGGTGCAAACCGCAGAGCGCGCCGCCAAGCTGGCCGAGGTGCGCTCCTCTCCCCTGATGCAGGCCGCGATGGCCGCTTTCCCCAAGGCCGAACAGGTCGAGGATGATCCTTCTGCCGCGCCCGCGCGCCGGCAGGGCAATTGGAGTCGCTGA
- a CDS encoding YbaB/EbfC family nucleoid-associated protein, which produces MKSMEEMIQAAQAAAETIQKQMNETQGKLDQLEVEGAAGGGLVKIRASAKGRVIGVSVDDSLLAPSEKGILEDLIAAAFNDARAKADAVASAELAKAQQGMGLPPGFKLPF; this is translated from the coding sequence ATGAAGTCGATGGAAGAGATGATCCAGGCCGCGCAAGCCGCTGCCGAAACGATCCAGAAGCAGATGAACGAAACCCAGGGCAAGCTCGACCAGCTTGAGGTCGAGGGCGCGGCAGGCGGTGGTCTGGTCAAGATCCGCGCCAGCGCCAAGGGCCGTGTGATCGGCGTTTCGGTGGATGACAGCCTGCTGGCGCCTTCCGAAAAGGGCATTCTGGAGGATCTGATCGCGGCCGCCTTCAACGATGCGCGCGCCAAGGCCGATGCCGTGGCCAGCGCCGAACTGGCCAAGGCGCAGCAGGGCATGGGCCTGCCGCCGGGCTTCAAGCTGCCGTTCTGA
- the lon gene encoding endopeptidase La: MTETLLPLLPLRDIVVFPGMVVPLFVGREKSVAALEAAMAGDKDIFLLAQLDPACDDPHADDLYDVGVVASVLQLLKLPDGTVRVLVEGQSRAKLGELKEEADLLMAQVEPIEPVEAEGAEVAAMMRSVVDQFGEYTKLNKKLSQDAGDQLGDIEDASKLADSVAAHISAKVADKQALLSQTDPLKRLEMVFGFMEGELGVLQVERRIRGRVKRQMEKTQREYYLNEQLKAIQSELGGGDDGEANEIAELVEKIAKLKLSKEARAKAEAEVKKLKTMQPMSAEATVVRNYLDVLLGLPWGKKSKLKKDIGAAQAILDADHYALDKVKDRIIEYLAVQARTNKLKGPILCLVGPPGVGKTSLGKSIAKACGREFIRQSLGGVRDEAEIRGHRRTYIGSMPGKIVSNLKKAGTANPLFLLDEIDKLGQDFRGDPASALLEVLDPEQNAKFQDHYLELDVDLSDIMFVCTANSLNLPQPLLDRMEIIRLEGYTEDEKVEIAERHLVAKQVEAHGLKKGEFELTEPALRDLIRYYTREAGVRTLEREVARLARKSLRRILEGKEAKVTITPENLADYAGVRKFRHGESDDENQVGAVTGLAWTEVGGELLTIESVTVPGKGAVKTTGKLGEVMSESVQMAFSFVKARAPAYGIKPSLFNRKDLHIHLPEGAVPKDGPSAGIGMVTAMVSTLTGIPVRADVAMTGEVTLRGRVLAIGGLKEKLLAALRGGIKTVLIPEENRKDLAEIPTNILEGMEIVPVAHVDEVLARALTSRPEPIEWTEADDLASQPGAAPIAPAGPAATAH; this comes from the coding sequence ATGACCGAAACGCTTCTTCCCCTTCTGCCCCTGCGAGACATCGTGGTGTTCCCCGGCATGGTGGTTCCCCTGTTCGTGGGCCGCGAAAAATCCGTGGCCGCGCTGGAAGCCGCCATGGCCGGTGACAAGGACATCTTCCTGCTGGCCCAGCTCGACCCGGCCTGCGACGATCCGCATGCCGACGATCTCTACGATGTGGGCGTGGTCGCCAGCGTGCTACAGCTTCTGAAGCTCCCCGACGGCACGGTGCGCGTGCTGGTCGAGGGCCAGTCGCGCGCCAAGCTGGGCGAGCTGAAGGAAGAGGCCGATCTGCTGATGGCGCAGGTCGAGCCGATCGAGCCTGTCGAGGCCGAGGGCGCCGAAGTCGCCGCCATGATGCGCAGCGTCGTCGACCAGTTCGGCGAATACACCAAGCTGAACAAGAAGCTGTCTCAGGACGCGGGCGATCAGCTCGGCGATATCGAGGATGCCAGCAAGCTGGCCGATTCGGTCGCCGCGCATATCAGCGCCAAGGTGGCCGACAAGCAGGCGCTGCTCTCGCAGACCGATCCGCTCAAGCGGCTGGAGATGGTCTTCGGCTTTATGGAAGGCGAGCTGGGCGTGCTCCAGGTGGAGCGCCGCATCCGTGGCCGCGTGAAGCGCCAGATGGAAAAGACCCAGCGCGAATATTACCTCAACGAGCAGTTGAAGGCGATCCAGAGCGAGCTGGGCGGCGGCGACGATGGCGAGGCCAATGAAATCGCCGAGCTGGTCGAGAAGATCGCCAAGCTCAAGCTCTCCAAGGAAGCGCGCGCCAAGGCCGAGGCCGAGGTCAAGAAGCTGAAAACCATGCAGCCGATGAGCGCCGAGGCGACCGTCGTGCGCAACTATCTCGACGTGCTGCTGGGCCTGCCCTGGGGCAAGAAGAGCAAGCTGAAGAAGGACATCGGCGCGGCCCAGGCCATTCTCGATGCCGATCACTATGCGCTCGACAAGGTCAAGGACCGGATCATCGAGTATCTCGCGGTTCAGGCGCGCACCAACAAGCTGAAGGGGCCCATCCTGTGCCTCGTCGGCCCGCCGGGCGTGGGCAAGACCTCGCTGGGCAAGTCGATCGCCAAGGCTTGCGGGCGTGAGTTCATCCGCCAGTCGCTGGGCGGCGTGCGCGACGAGGCCGAGATTCGTGGCCACCGCCGCACCTACATCGGCTCGATGCCGGGCAAGATCGTGTCCAACCTGAAGAAGGCTGGCACGGCCAATCCGCTGTTCCTGCTCGATGAGATCGACAAGCTGGGCCAGGATTTCCGTGGCGATCCGGCCTCCGCGCTGCTCGAAGTGCTCGATCCCGAACAGAACGCCAAGTTCCAGGACCATTATCTGGAGCTGGACGTGGATCTGTCTGACATCATGTTCGTCTGCACCGCCAACAGCCTGAACCTGCCTCAGCCGCTGCTCGACCGTATGGAGATCATCCGCCTCGAAGGTTACACCGAGGATGAGAAGGTCGAGATCGCCGAGCGCCATCTGGTGGCCAAGCAGGTCGAAGCCCATGGCCTCAAGAAGGGCGAGTTCGAGCTGACCGAGCCCGCGCTGCGCGACCTCATCCGCTACTACACCCGCGAGGCGGGCGTGCGTACCCTTGAGCGCGAAGTGGCGCGTCTGGCCCGCAAGAGCCTGCGTCGCATCCTTGAGGGCAAGGAAGCCAAGGTCACCATCACGCCGGAGAATCTGGCCGATTACGCCGGTGTCCGCAAATTCCGTCACGGCGAGTCCGATGATGAGAATCAGGTGGGCGCGGTGACGGGTCTGGCCTGGACCGAGGTCGGCGGCGAGCTGCTCACCATCGAAAGCGTGACGGTGCCTGGCAAGGGCGCGGTGAAGACCACCGGCAAGCTGGGCGAGGTGATGAGCGAAAGCGTGCAGATGGCCTTCAGCTTCGTGAAGGCGCGGGCGCCCGCCTATGGCATCAAGCCCTCGCTGTTCAACCGCAAGGATCTGCACATCCACTTGCCCGAGGGCGCGGTGCCCAAGGATGGCCCTTCGGCGGGCATCGGCATGGTCACGGCCATGGTTTCCACGCTGACGGGCATTCCGGTGCGCGCCGATGTGGCGATGACCGGCGAGGTGACGCTGCGTGGCCGCGTGCTGGCCATCGGTGGTCTCAAGGAAAAGCTGCTGGCCGCGCTGCGCGGCGGCATCAAGACCGTGCTGATCCCCGAGGAGAACCGCAAGGATCTGGCCGAAATCCCCACCAACATTCTGGAGGGGATGGAGATCGTGCCGGTGGCCCATGTCGATGAGGTGCTGGCGCGTGCTCTCACCAGCCGTCCCGAGCCCATCGAGTGGACCGAGGCGGACGATCTGGCCAGCCAGCCGGGAGCGGCGCCGATTGCGCCTGCAGGGCCTGCTGCCACGGCGCATTGA
- a CDS encoding HU family DNA-binding protein: MNKNDLIGAVAEASGLTRNDATKAVEGVFDSITGALKAGDEVRLVGFGTFSVAKRKASTGRNPRTGEPMPIKASSQPKFKAGKGLKDAVN, encoded by the coding sequence ATGAACAAGAACGATCTCATCGGCGCGGTTGCCGAGGCCAGCGGTCTGACGCGCAACGACGCCACCAAGGCGGTCGAGGGTGTTTTCGATTCGATCACCGGTGCGCTGAAGGCTGGTGACGAAGTGCGTCTGGTGGGTTTTGGCACTTTCTCGGTGGCCAAGCGCAAGGCCTCGACCGGCCGCAACCCCCGCACCGGTGAGCCGATGCCGATCAAGGCCTCGTCGCAGCCCAAGTTCAAGGCCGGCAAGGGCCTGAAGGACGCGGTCAACTGA
- the rlmB gene encoding 23S rRNA (guanosine(2251)-2'-O)-methyltransferase RlmB, with the protein MARHGDNNQDGEKRGKAMRGRAGRMQGGRGSGRSNKGPVRLWGRHAVEAALKNPNRMHRKLWATREGIASLDGELPEGFNVDYCQPVDLGRLVAKDAPHQGLVLECEPLEDIFLDDVLDEDPSRPIVVLDQVTDPHNVGAILRSAAAFNAAAIITQDRHAPPESGVVAKSASGALEIVPWVRVVNLARALEEIAEAGYWRIGLAGEAEGTLAEALPAGPVALVLGAEGEGMRHNITQHCDALARLPISEAMESLNVSNAAAIALYAAATREIVSDD; encoded by the coding sequence ATGGCCAGACATGGCGACAATAACCAAGACGGCGAGAAGCGCGGCAAGGCCATGCGCGGCCGCGCGGGTCGCATGCAGGGCGGACGCGGCAGCGGGCGCAGCAACAAGGGCCCCGTCCGCCTGTGGGGCCGCCATGCGGTCGAGGCCGCGCTCAAGAACCCGAATCGCATGCATCGCAAGCTCTGGGCCACGCGCGAGGGCATCGCCAGCCTCGATGGCGAACTGCCCGAGGGCTTCAACGTCGATTACTGCCAGCCGGTCGATCTGGGCCGCCTGGTGGCCAAGGATGCGCCGCATCAGGGTCTGGTGCTGGAATGCGAGCCGCTGGAGGACATTTTCCTCGACGATGTGCTCGATGAAGATCCCTCGCGCCCGATCGTGGTGCTCGATCAGGTGACCGATCCGCATAATGTCGGGGCGATTCTCCGTTCGGCGGCGGCCTTCAATGCGGCGGCCATCATCACGCAGGACCGGCATGCCCCACCCGAATCGGGTGTGGTCGCCAAATCGGCCAGCGGCGCGCTGGAAATCGTGCCCTGGGTGCGCGTCGTCAATCTGGCCCGCGCGCTGGAGGAAATCGCCGAGGCCGGTTACTGGCGCATCGGTCTGGCCGGTGAAGCCGAGGGCACGCTGGCCGAGGCCCTGCCCGCCGGACCGGTCGCGCTGGTGCTGGGCGCCGAGGGTGAAGGCATGCGCCACAACATCACCCAACATTGCGATGCCCTCGCCCGCCTGCCGATCAGCGAGGCGATGGAGAGCCTGAACGTCTCCAACGCGGCGGCCATCGCACTTTATGCCGCTGCCACGCGTGAGATCGTTTCTGACGATTGA
- a CDS encoding phosphatidylserine decarboxylase — protein sequence MPGELLDNQGRGAASWHWPAVHPEARKFAAVAAVAALAALFLVGQWLAWPLGILTYCICAFFRDPLRVTPKGDRLIVAPADGLVTLIQKVPPPRELAMDDGTGSPSLGTAPVTRISIFMSVFDVHINRSPIGGTVRRVVYIPGKFLNADLDKASEENERQHILVDQGNGTLIGFTQIAGLVARRIVPFVKPGDIIAAGQRVGLIRFGSRVDVYLPEGTEPLVLLGQRIVAGETVLAQIGHGSLIEGVSQ from the coding sequence ATGCCTGGTGAACTTCTCGACAATCAGGGCCGCGGCGCGGCCAGCTGGCACTGGCCGGCAGTCCATCCCGAAGCGCGCAAATTTGCCGCTGTTGCCGCGGTTGCCGCTCTGGCGGCGCTGTTCCTGGTGGGGCAGTGGCTGGCCTGGCCGCTCGGCATCCTGACCTATTGCATCTGCGCCTTCTTCCGCGATCCGCTGCGCGTGACGCCCAAGGGCGACCGGCTGATCGTGGCGCCCGCCGACGGTCTGGTGACGCTGATCCAGAAGGTGCCGCCCCCGCGCGAGCTGGCGATGGACGATGGCACGGGTTCGCCCAGCCTGGGCACCGCGCCGGTGACGCGCATCTCGATCTTCATGAGCGTGTTCGATGTTCACATCAACCGCTCGCCGATCGGCGGTACGGTGCGCCGCGTGGTCTATATTCCGGGCAAATTCCTCAACGCCGACCTCGACAAGGCCAGCGAAGAGAATGAGCGCCAGCACATCCTCGTCGATCAGGGCAATGGCACGCTGATCGGCTTCACGCAGATCGCGGGCCTTGTCGCGCGCCGCATCGTGCCTTTCGTCAAACCCGGCGACATCATCGCCGCGGGCCAGCGGGTTGGCCTGATCCGCTTCGGTAGCCGCGTGGATGTCTATCTGCCCGAGGGCACCGAGCCGCTGGTGCTGCTCGGCCAGCGCATTGTGGCGGGTGAAACCGTTCTGGCCCAGATCGGCCATGGATCGCTGATCGAGGGCGTCAGCCAGTGA
- a CDS encoding phosphatidylcholine/phosphatidylserine synthase encodes MKPRRRFDRRARLPGGLPLRAVIPNAITSGALCCGLTGIRFAIQGDWQKSVLAVILAGMLDGIDGRVARMLKAQSRFGAELDSLSDSISFGVAPALIVFLWSLQDVPRLGWFAALAFAICCVLRLARFNAQIDTPDLPHKSAGFITGVPAPVGAGLAFLPMYLWLASGNDLFRQPVLVGCWMAATAFLMISSLATLSWQSLRPRRSIRLELLALFGLVFAALLSEPWLTLAGICIVYLALVPVGLVSYARVKRQRALRQQDDEATVA; translated from the coding sequence GTGAAGCCACGCCGCCGTTTTGATCGCAGAGCACGTCTGCCCGGCGGCTTGCCTTTGCGTGCGGTGATTCCCAATGCCATCACCTCGGGCGCGCTGTGCTGCGGTCTGACCGGCATTCGCTTCGCCATTCAGGGCGATTGGCAGAAGTCGGTGCTGGCGGTGATTCTGGCCGGGATGCTCGATGGCATCGATGGCCGGGTTGCCCGCATGCTCAAGGCCCAGTCGCGTTTCGGCGCCGAGCTTGACAGCCTGTCGGATTCGATTTCCTTCGGCGTGGCGCCTGCGCTGATCGTCTTCCTGTGGTCGCTTCAGGATGTGCCGCGCCTGGGCTGGTTCGCCGCGCTGGCTTTCGCCATCTGCTGCGTGCTGCGTCTGGCGCGCTTCAACGCCCAGATCGACACGCCTGACCTGCCTCACAAATCGGCGGGCTTCATCACCGGCGTGCCTGCGCCGGTGGGGGCGGGGCTGGCGTTCCTGCCGATGTATCTGTGGCTGGCCAGCGGCAATGATCTGTTCCGCCAGCCCGTGCTGGTCGGTTGCTGGATGGCCGCGACAGCTTTCCTGATGATTTCCAGCCTTGCCACGCTGAGCTGGCAATCTTTGCGCCCGCGTCGCAGCATCCGGCTGGAACTTCTCGCCCTGTTCGGCTTGGTCTTTGCCGCCCTGCTGAGCGAGCCCTGGCTGACGCTGGCCGGCATCTGCATCGTCTATCTGGCTTTGGTGCCCGTGGGGCTGGTGTCTTACGCGCGGGTCAAGCGGCAGCGCGCATTGCGGCAGCAGGACGACGAAGCGACCGTGGCTTGA
- the rpsB gene encoding 30S ribosomal protein S2, which translates to MAAPTVTLHQLMEAGAHFGHQTHRWNPRMKPYIFGARNGVHILDLSQTVPLFSRALDFISATVQSGGKVLFVGTKRQAQEQIAQAARACGQHYVNHRWLGGMLTNWKTISGSIKRFKALEEKLSGDTTGLTKKEVLQMTRERDKLELSLGGIRDMGGIPDVMFVIDANKEELAIKEANVLGIPVVAILDSNVSPDGIAFPVPANDDASRAIRLYCDAVAAAATKGNRAAVVDSGVDLGALDVPVAEEVIQA; encoded by the coding sequence ATGGCGGCTCCGACCGTTACCCTTCATCAGCTCATGGAAGCTGGCGCCCACTTCGGCCACCAGACCCACCGCTGGAACCCCCGCATGAAGCCCTACATCTTCGGGGCTCGCAACGGCGTTCACATCCTCGACCTGTCGCAGACCGTTCCGCTGTTCTCGCGCGCTCTGGACTTCATCTCGGCCACCGTTCAGTCGGGCGGCAAGGTGCTGTTCGTGGGCACCAAGCGCCAGGCTCAGGAGCAGATCGCCCAGGCCGCCCGCGCTTGCGGTCAGCACTATGTGAACCACCGCTGGCTGGGCGGCATGCTCACCAACTGGAAGACCATCTCGGGCTCGATCAAGCGCTTCAAGGCGCTCGAAGAGAAGCTGTCGGGCGACACCACCGGCCTGACCAAGAAGGAAGTCCTCCAGATGACGCGCGAGCGCGACAAGCTGGAACTGTCGCTGGGCGGCATCCGCGACATGGGCGGCATCCCCGACGTGATGTTCGTGATCGACGCCAACAAGGAAGAGCTGGCGATCAAGGAAGCCAACGTTCTGGGTATCCCGGTCGTCGCCATCCTCGACTCGAACGTTTCGCCCGATGGCATCGCGTTCCCCGTGCCCGCCAACGATGACGCCAGCCGCGCCATCCGCCTGTACTGCGACGCCGTGGCCGCTGCCGCCACCAAGGGCAACCGCGCTGCCGTGGTCGACTCGGGCGTGGACCTGGGCGCGCTGGACGTGCCGGTGGCTGAGGAAGTCATCCAGGCCTGA